The proteins below are encoded in one region of Synchiropus splendidus isolate RoL2022-P1 chromosome 13, RoL_Sspl_1.0, whole genome shotgun sequence:
- the LOC128769912 gene encoding cysteine-rich secretory protein LCCL domain-containing 1-like, whose protein sequence is MRHLRSSLGWYRWVSLLLCVMRTVVCMVLPNSTKLESILDKYKEKDEEWWRARSRGRRAISEGDMHLILDLHNKLRGQVHPPASNMEYMVWDYELERSAEHWAYTCRWEHGPSHMLTQIGQNLGAHWGRDRPPTYHVQAWYDEVRYYSYPYSQECNPHCPFRCSGPVCTHYTQLVWATSNRIGCAINVCYNMNVWGMIWTKAVYLVCNYSPPGNWWGHAPYKYGAPCSACPASYAGGCRDNLCYKDGGVDRRPAPELEESNFIEPEPDAVRDRQPEPSVQTAEPTQAPDNPERNRVVSTEQMSQQVECDTKLRDRCKGTTCNRYECPPGCLEKPGKVVGTGYYDMQSSVCGAALHMGVIDNDGGWLDVTRLGRKPLFTKTYKNGIQSLGKNRSANSYKVESVPVKAVRCDTTVALYCPFKKPVRHCPRLYCPRNCLRENRARVIGTNYYSDKSSICRAAIHAGVIQNESGGYLDVMPVDRRKQYTGSHQNGIISESIVNPTAGKAFRVFAVI, encoded by the exons ATGAGACATCTGCGTTCTTCTCTTGGCTGGTACCGATGGGTCAGCCTGCTTCTATGCGTGATGCGGACAGTGGTCTGTATGGTCCTCCCAAACTCCACAAAGCTGGAGTCCATCCTTGACAAGTATAAAGAAAAGGATGAGGAGTGGTGGAGAGCCAGGAGTAGAGGAAGGAGAGCAATCAGCGAAGGCGACATGCACTTGATCCTAGACCTGCATAACAAGCTTCGGGGTCAAGTCCATCCACCTGCATCCAACATGGAATACATG GTTTGGGACTATGAGCTGGAAAGAAGCGCAGAACACTGGGCGTACACATGTCGATGGGAACATGGACCGAGCCACATGCTGACACAAATTGGACAAAACCTAGGAGCACACTGGGGCAG AGACCGCCCGCCCACATACCACGTTCAGGCCTGGTATGATGAGGTGAGGTACTACAGCTACCCATACTCTCAAGAGTGTAACCCTCACTGCCCCTTCAGATGTTCAGGACCGGTCTGCACCCACTACACTCAG TTGGTTTGGGCTACGAGCAATCGGATAGGCTGTGCCATCAACGTTTGCTACAACATGAACGTGTGGGGAATGATCTGGACCAAAGCTGTCTATCTGGTCTGCAACTACTCCCCGCC AGGGAACTGGTGGGGTCATGCTCCCTACAAATACGGGGCTCCATGCTCAGCCTGTCCTGCCAGCTATGCAGGAGGGTGCAGAGACAACCTCTGCTACAAAG ACGGAGGTGTTGACAGGCGTCCAGCACCGGAGTTGGAGGAGAGCAACTTCATCGAACCCGAGCCGGACGCAGTGCGTGACCGGCAGCCGGAACCCTCTGTTCAAACCGCAGAGCCCACACAAGCACCAGACAATCCAGAGAGGAACCGGGTCGTCAGTACAGAGCAAATGA GCCAGCAGGTGGAGTGTGACACGAAACTGAGAGACCGGTGCAAGGGGACGACGTGCAACAG GTACGAGTGCCCCCCCGGCTGCCTTGAGAAGCCTGGCAAAGTGGTTGGGACTGGATATTACGACATG CAATcaagtgtgtgtggagctgcacTACACATGGGTGTCATCGATAATGACGGCGGGTGGCTGGATGTGACCAGACTCGGCCGGAAACCGCTGTTTACCAAAACATACAAGAATGGCATCCAGTCTCTTGG GAAGAATCGAAGTGCGAACTCATACAAAGTGGAGTCTGTTCCTG TGAAGGCAGTGAGATGTGACACCACTGTGGCACTTTACTGTCCCTTTAAAAAGCCAGTGCGACATTGTCCAAG GTTGTACTGTCCAAGGAACTGTCTGCGTGAAAATCGAGCCAGAGTCATTGGAACAAATTACTATTCAGAT AAATCCAGTATCTGCCGAGCAGCTATCCATGCTGGGGTCATCCAGAATGAGTCGGGTGGTTACCTGGATGTCATGCCGGTGGACAGGAGGAAGCAGTACACTGGCAGCCACCAAAATGGAATCATATCCGAGAG cATTGTCAACCCAACAGCAGGGAAAGCCTTCCGAGTGTTTGCAGTCATTTGA